In Selenomonadales bacterium, a single window of DNA contains:
- a CDS encoding 23S rRNA (pseudouridine(1915)-N(3))-methyltransferase RlmH yields MKITIVAVGTLKEIFWREAAKEYLKRLAGYAHVAITELPECRVGQDANAGDEARARAAEAQAIAKAVPQGSVPVLLAINGEQRSSEQWAEFFAAEQLASRSHLTFIVGGSTGVADSVKSLSHHQFSLGPLTLPHQLARIVLLEQIYRAFRILRNEPYHK; encoded by the coding sequence GTGAAGATTACGATTGTCGCCGTAGGCACCTTAAAAGAAATCTTCTGGCGAGAAGCGGCTAAGGAATACCTAAAGCGCCTTGCCGGCTATGCGCACGTCGCGATTACAGAGCTTCCCGAATGCCGCGTAGGGCAAGACGCAAACGCCGGCGACGAGGCGCGAGCGCGCGCAGCGGAAGCACAGGCCATCGCTAAGGCCGTACCCCAAGGGAGCGTGCCAGTCCTTTTGGCCATTAACGGCGAGCAGCGGAGCTCCGAGCAATGGGCCGAATTTTTCGCCGCAGAGCAACTCGCGTCGCGCTCACATCTCACCTTTATAGTCGGCGGCTCGACCGGCGTCGCCGACAGCGTGAAATCTTTGTCTCACCACCAGTTCTCCCTCGGCCCGCTTACTCTTCCCCACCAACTCGCACGCATCGTCCTGCTCGAGCAAATCTACCGCGCGTTTCGCATTCTGCGGAATGAGCCGTACCATAAGTAA
- a CDS encoding NfeD family protein, giving the protein MDVWLTWLIVGLALIGFEMITPGFVIIWFGIGALAAALAAYLELSMAVQLVSFILTTVVLLACSRSLAARVRSEAKETKTNYNAMVGTKATVTQRISAASGLGVVKVLGEEWSALAETPRDIDVGEKVEVLGVIGVRLVVRALTLNTNQNKEGIS; this is encoded by the coding sequence GTGGACGTGTGGCTGACTTGGCTTATAGTCGGTCTGGCGCTGATCGGCTTCGAGATGATTACGCCCGGGTTTGTAATTATTTGGTTTGGTATAGGAGCTTTAGCGGCGGCATTGGCGGCCTACCTTGAATTGTCTATGGCGGTACAACTGGTGTCGTTTATCCTGACGACCGTAGTGCTGCTTGCCTGTAGCCGCAGTCTCGCGGCACGTGTGCGCAGCGAGGCTAAAGAGACAAAGACCAACTACAACGCCATGGTGGGCACGAAGGCGACGGTCACGCAGCGCATCTCTGCCGCGAGCGGCCTCGGCGTGGTTAAAGTCCTGGGCGAAGAATGGTCAGCCTTGGCGGAGACGCCGCGCGACATTGACGTAGGTGAAAAGGTGGAGGTGCTCGGGGTTATCGGTGTCAGGCTGGTGGTCCGCGCGCTTACACTTAACACAAACCAAAATAAGGAGGGAATCAGTTAA
- a CDS encoding site-specific DNA-methyltransferase has product MKPVQTTHRLVNGDARDLSFLSDASVHLVVTSPPYWNLKRYNESPGQMGHIQDYETFLLELEKVWKQVYRVLVPGGRLVCVVGDVCVSRREFGRHLVFPLHADIAVICRRMGFDNLNPIIWHKITNASYEVANGSKFLGKPYEPNAIIKNDIEFILMQRKPGGYRKPSESQREASKISKEDFDRWFQQMWHIPGASTKHHPAPYPLELAARLVQMFSFTEDTVLDPFCGSGTTMVAALRAGRNSIGIEIDPLYCRMAAQYLKAESNNLFSANSTLLFERSSVEATGALREDDALYEVRAAKKRLE; this is encoded by the coding sequence ATGAAGCCAGTACAGACGACGCACAGGCTTGTCAATGGCGACGCACGAGATCTCTCATTCCTCAGTGATGCGTCTGTCCATCTGGTGGTAACTTCGCCCCCCTACTGGAATCTCAAGCGGTATAACGAGAGCCCCGGTCAGATGGGCCACATACAAGATTATGAGACGTTTCTCCTAGAGCTTGAGAAAGTGTGGAAGCAGGTGTACCGTGTCCTAGTTCCGGGCGGTCGCCTGGTGTGCGTTGTTGGCGACGTCTGTGTTTCTAGGCGCGAGTTCGGACGCCACTTAGTTTTCCCGCTCCATGCGGACATTGCAGTTATCTGCCGCCGTATGGGGTTTGACAACCTTAACCCGATAATTTGGCATAAGATTACCAACGCTTCTTATGAAGTTGCCAATGGCTCGAAATTCCTCGGCAAGCCGTATGAGCCGAATGCGATTATCAAGAATGACATTGAGTTCATCTTGATGCAACGCAAACCTGGAGGTTATAGGAAGCCAAGCGAGTCGCAACGAGAGGCAAGCAAGATCAGCAAAGAAGACTTTGACCGCTGGTTTCAACAAATGTGGCACATTCCCGGCGCGTCAACAAAGCACCATCCAGCACCGTATCCATTAGAGCTCGCAGCGCGTCTGGTGCAAATGTTCTCATTTACCGAAGACACAGTGCTCGACCCCTTTTGTGGCTCCGGCACCACTATGGTCGCCGCACTAAGGGCCGGACGTAACAGCATTGGGATTGAGATTGACCCCCTCTATTGCCGCATGGCGGCGCAGTATCTAAAGGCTGAGAGCAACAACCTGTTCTCTGCTAACAGCACACTGCTCTTTGAGAGGTCTTCCGTTGAAGCTACCGGAGCCCTAAGAGAGGACGATGCCCTTTATGAAGTACGCGCTGCCAAGAAGAGACTCGAATAG
- a CDS encoding UvrD-helicase domain-containing protein, with protein sequence MSKAELSLNPVQRQAVEHGHGPLLILAGAGSGKTRVLTQRIAHLVNKCGVSPSRILAITFTNKAANEMRERLFRLLPEARDLWIFTFHAAALRILKQHGEAIALSRNFVVYDAQDQMSLMKACLKQLNIDPERYPPQSVLARISSAKNNLQDAEEFASLSRDYYSEKISSTYLLYERLLRRHNALDFDDLILLAVKLLRESAGVREYYQTRFQHILVDEYQDTNHAQYTLTNLLAAGHRNLSVVGDDDQSIYRWRGANLRNILDFERDYPEAAVFKLEQNYRSTQCILDAANAIIAHNTTRKEKRLWTANQAGEPVTLFAALTEQEEALFVAHTIAEELAARGRFEYEDCAVLYRMHAQSRVFEEVFMRMNIPYRIVGGLRFYERKEVKDLLAYLRLIANAKDDVSFRRVVNVPARGLGEVSLARLAAEAQERGCSLFEAATGLDGASLGLKPATKAKLEGFVRQISAFARQAEFIALHELVELVLEQTGLLRQYEADDSPEALSRQENLAEVVSVAQDFAEKNPDTNLLDFLNSVSLVTAGDDASEAQGGAVTLMSLHSAKGLEFPVVFLVGLEEGVFPHSRILQGGETAELEEERRLCYVGITRARERLFLTYAKQRLLFGRHSLSLPSRFIAEIPSSCLLQRGSRSERVMIEPQLSRRLPHAPVVPKAKPLDTQTFAPADKVSHPKFGVGTVVKVTAEDGDTFVTVAFSPPHGIKTFSLQYTPLRGMK encoded by the coding sequence ATATCAAAAGCAGAGCTATCCCTTAACCCCGTACAAAGACAGGCGGTCGAGCACGGTCATGGCCCTCTCTTGATTCTGGCCGGGGCCGGCAGCGGCAAAACGCGGGTGCTGACGCAGCGCATCGCGCATCTGGTAAACAAGTGCGGCGTCAGCCCGTCCCGCATCCTCGCCATCACTTTCACCAATAAGGCGGCAAACGAGATGCGCGAGCGCCTCTTCCGCCTTCTGCCGGAGGCGCGCGACCTGTGGATTTTTACCTTTCATGCCGCAGCGTTGCGTATCCTTAAGCAGCATGGCGAGGCCATCGCCCTAAGCCGTAACTTCGTCGTCTATGATGCACAAGACCAGATGTCTCTTATGAAGGCGTGCCTCAAGCAACTAAATATCGACCCCGAACGGTATCCGCCGCAGTCCGTCTTGGCTCGCATTAGCAGCGCCAAGAACAATTTGCAGGATGCCGAGGAGTTTGCGAGCTTAAGTCGCGATTACTACTCGGAGAAGATTTCTTCGACCTATCTCCTGTACGAAAGGCTGCTGCGCCGACACAATGCGCTCGACTTTGACGATTTGATATTACTTGCTGTGAAGCTTCTCCGCGAGAGCGCCGGTGTGCGCGAATACTACCAGACGCGCTTTCAGCACATACTGGTGGACGAGTATCAAGACACTAATCACGCGCAGTATACGCTCACCAACCTTTTGGCGGCAGGTCACCGCAACTTAAGTGTGGTGGGTGACGACGACCAAAGCATTTATAGGTGGCGCGGCGCCAATTTGCGCAATATCTTAGATTTCGAGCGCGATTACCCCGAGGCGGCTGTCTTTAAGCTTGAGCAAAACTATCGCAGTACGCAGTGCATACTGGACGCAGCTAATGCCATTATCGCCCACAATACTACCCGCAAGGAGAAGCGGCTGTGGACGGCTAATCAGGCCGGAGAGCCCGTCACCTTGTTTGCGGCCCTGACCGAACAGGAAGAGGCCCTCTTTGTGGCCCACACCATCGCCGAGGAGTTAGCGGCACGAGGGCGCTTCGAATATGAGGATTGCGCCGTGCTCTACCGCATGCATGCGCAGTCGCGCGTCTTTGAAGAAGTCTTTATGCGCATGAATATTCCTTACCGCATTGTGGGTGGGTTAAGGTTCTACGAACGCAAGGAAGTAAAAGACTTGCTCGCCTACTTGCGGCTTATTGCCAACGCCAAGGACGACGTGAGCTTTAGGCGCGTCGTCAACGTCCCGGCGCGCGGCCTAGGCGAGGTCTCGCTGGCTAGGCTCGCGGCAGAGGCACAAGAGAGGGGCTGCTCGCTGTTTGAGGCGGCGACCGGGCTTGACGGGGCGTCGCTTGGGTTAAAGCCGGCGACCAAAGCTAAGCTGGAGGGGTTTGTCAGGCAGATTTCGGCTTTTGCGCGGCAGGCTGAGTTTATCGCGCTACATGAACTTGTGGAGTTAGTCCTTGAGCAGACAGGCCTCTTGCGCCAATACGAAGCGGACGATTCGCCGGAAGCCCTTTCGCGGCAGGAAAACCTAGCGGAAGTTGTTTCCGTCGCGCAGGACTTTGCGGAAAAAAACCCAGACACCAACCTGCTCGATTTTCTCAACTCCGTCAGCTTAGTCACAGCGGGAGACGACGCAAGCGAAGCGCAGGGAGGAGCCGTGACCTTAATGAGCCTGCACTCCGCCAAGGGGCTCGAATTCCCGGTAGTCTTTCTCGTAGGGCTCGAGGAAGGGGTCTTCCCGCATAGCCGCATTCTGCAGGGGGGAGAGACCGCAGAACTTGAAGAGGAGCGGCGCCTCTGCTATGTCGGCATTACCCGCGCGCGCGAGCGCCTGTTCCTCACCTATGCTAAGCAGCGCCTACTGTTTGGCAGGCACAGCTTAAGCTTGCCGTCGCGCTTTATAGCCGAGATTCCCTCGTCCTGCTTGCTGCAGCGCGGCAGCCGGAGCGAGCGAGTGATGATAGAACCTCAGTTATCCAGGCGATTGCCGCACGCTCCGGTTGTCCCGAAGGCCAAGCCTTTGGACACACAGACCTTCGCTCCTGCCGACAAAGTCAGCCACCCCAAGTTTGGCGTAGGCACGGTGGTCAAAGTGACCGCCGAGGATGGAGACACCTTTGTGACGGTAGCCTTCTCGCCTCCGCACGGGATTAAGACGTTTTCGTTGCAGTACACGCCGCTAAGGGGGATGAAGTAG
- the purK gene encoding 5-(carboxyamino)imidazole ribonucleotide synthase, with protein sequence MTKPNSSAALRTILPGGTIGILGGGQLGRMTAMAAKQMGYRVVCLDPQPNSPCGQVCDAQIQGSFDDYTAARALAKQSDVCVYEFENINADVVAELEREFNVPQGSFLLRVTQNRISEKAHLREQGFPVVPYRVVDGRAELAAAAEELKYPVVLKSATGGYDGKGQAVLRSPADLGNVTISGLQVLEKFLTLTGEVSVVVARRRDGETAAFPVGENVHRHNILHTTVVPARLSQALQAQATELAIGIAESLGVVGLLAVEMFLTPEGIIVNELAPRPHNSGHYTLGACETSQFEQFVRAVCNLPLGPTTLLYPAVMVNILGEHMAGLMTQFATLPPNVKVHLYGKSGTPVPRRKMGHLLIRTDTPDQTTAWAEEVLV encoded by the coding sequence ATGACTAAACCAAACTCGTCCGCCGCTCTGCGCACAATCCTACCCGGGGGAACCATCGGTATCCTTGGCGGCGGTCAACTGGGGCGTATGACGGCCATGGCCGCTAAGCAAATGGGTTACCGGGTGGTCTGTTTAGACCCGCAGCCAAACTCCCCCTGCGGGCAGGTCTGTGACGCCCAGATTCAAGGGTCGTTTGACGATTACACCGCGGCGCGCGCACTGGCGAAGCAGTCCGACGTCTGTGTGTATGAATTTGAGAATATCAATGCTGATGTAGTGGCAGAGCTAGAGCGAGAGTTTAACGTGCCGCAGGGAAGTTTCCTGTTGCGCGTGACGCAAAACCGCATCAGCGAGAAAGCGCACCTCCGAGAACAGGGCTTCCCCGTGGTGCCTTATCGCGTGGTTGACGGCCGCGCGGAATTAGCGGCGGCGGCAGAGGAGTTAAAGTACCCGGTCGTGCTTAAGTCTGCTACCGGCGGCTACGACGGCAAGGGCCAAGCGGTGCTTAGGTCGCCGGCTGACTTAGGAAACGTTACTATCAGCGGCCTCCAGGTGCTAGAAAAGTTCTTGACGTTAACGGGTGAGGTTTCTGTCGTCGTGGCGCGACGTAGAGATGGTGAAACCGCAGCCTTTCCGGTTGGGGAGAATGTGCATCGCCACAATATCTTACATACTACCGTCGTTCCTGCCCGTTTAAGCCAAGCATTGCAGGCCCAAGCCACCGAACTGGCCATAGGCATTGCCGAGTCGCTCGGTGTAGTTGGGCTCCTGGCAGTAGAGATGTTTCTTACGCCGGAAGGCATTATCGTAAACGAGCTCGCGCCGCGCCCCCATAACTCCGGCCACTACACCCTCGGCGCCTGCGAGACCTCGCAGTTTGAGCAGTTTGTGCGTGCGGTGTGTAACCTGCCGCTAGGCCCTACAACTCTCCTCTACCCCGCGGTGATGGTCAACATCTTAGGCGAGCATATGGCTGGTCTTATGACCCAGTTCGCTACACTCCCCCCAAACGTCAAAGTCCACCTTTACGGCAAAAGCGGTACACCTGTCCCGCGACGCAAGATGGGGCATCTGTTGATTAGGACTGACACTCCAGACCAGACAACCGCTTGGGCGGAAGAGGTGTTAGTCTAA
- a CDS encoding SPFH/Band 7/PHB domain protein, giving the protein MLWVLLAFVLIVALFSFRVIRQSTVGVVERLGSYHRLLPNGLQFIVPFIDRVLPLIDLREQVMDYPPQPVITKDNVTMQIDTVIYYQITDPVKATYEIAKLRVGIETLTQTTIRNVIGELALDETLTSRERINAQLRLTLDQATDKWGVRVNRVELKSIEPPKDIKDAMEKQMRAERDKRAQILAAEGERAANILTAEGRKEATILAAEAEKTRAILAAEATRQQRILEAEGEAAAILKVNEARARGLTMIKEVQPDAALLTIQGFDALKEVAHGQATKIVVPNDLAGLAGSLAALAGVVIK; this is encoded by the coding sequence ATGCTTTGGGTACTGCTAGCTTTTGTCCTGATTGTCGCTCTGTTTTCTTTCCGGGTTATCCGTCAGTCAACGGTGGGCGTGGTGGAGCGCCTTGGCAGCTACCACCGCCTCTTACCTAACGGACTGCAATTCATCGTTCCTTTTATTGACCGCGTTCTGCCCTTGATCGACCTGCGCGAGCAGGTAATGGATTACCCCCCGCAGCCGGTCATCACCAAGGACAATGTCACCATGCAGATTGATACCGTGATTTACTACCAAATCACTGACCCCGTCAAGGCTACGTATGAAATTGCCAAGCTGCGCGTAGGCATCGAAACGCTTACGCAGACGACGATTAGAAACGTAATCGGCGAACTGGCCTTAGACGAAACGTTGACCTCGCGCGAGCGCATTAATGCGCAGCTGCGCCTCACCCTCGACCAAGCGACTGACAAGTGGGGTGTCAGGGTTAACCGCGTGGAGCTAAAGTCGATTGAGCCGCCTAAGGACATTAAAGACGCCATGGAAAAGCAGATGCGAGCCGAGCGCGACAAGCGGGCGCAAATTCTCGCGGCGGAAGGCGAGCGCGCGGCTAACATCCTAACTGCGGAGGGGCGCAAAGAAGCTACCATCCTCGCGGCCGAAGCCGAGAAGACACGCGCCATATTAGCGGCAGAGGCCACCCGGCAACAACGCATACTTGAGGCCGAGGGTGAAGCCGCGGCCATACTCAAGGTGAACGAAGCCCGTGCCCGCGGCCTTACGATGATTAAAGAAGTGCAGCCGGACGCCGCCTTGCTCACCATCCAAGGTTTTGACGCCCTGAAGGAAGTCGCGCATGGGCAAGCCACGAAGATTGTAGTGCCTAACGACTTAGCCGGATTAGCCGGTAGCCTTGCCGCCTTAGCGGGAGTGGTTATAAAGTAA
- a CDS encoding FMN-binding protein, whose protein sequence is MAKSKAVTNKHMIYAGVAVVVLVALLGIGYMFQLSYEATAALAVTIEPIDFSSIHEGHYIGEYRLGLTKYKVEVEVHNRRITGVEIIRNRSNRYARMAAEGIIERVVARGNVSVDTVSGATTSSIGILKAIEQALKHAPACPT, encoded by the coding sequence TTGGCAAAATCTAAAGCAGTCACGAACAAGCACATGATCTATGCAGGTGTGGCTGTAGTTGTGCTGGTGGCACTTCTTGGCATCGGCTATATGTTCCAGCTCAGCTATGAGGCCACCGCGGCGCTAGCGGTGACAATTGAACCTATTGACTTCTCTTCTATTCATGAGGGCCACTACATAGGTGAGTACCGCCTTGGGCTCACTAAGTACAAAGTTGAGGTTGAGGTTCACAACCGCCGCATTACAGGCGTGGAGATTATTAGGAATCGCAGTAATCGCTATGCACGCATGGCCGCGGAGGGCATCATCGAAAGAGTTGTGGCGCGCGGCAATGTCAGTGTCGATACCGTAAGCGGCGCGACTACCTCAAGTATTGGCATTCTTAAGGCCATTGAACAAGCTCTAAAGCACGCCCCAGCTTGCCCCACCTGA
- the yedF gene encoding sulfurtransferase-like selenium metabolism protein YedF: MRIVDNRGLNCPLPVINTKRALEEHGSEPLVSVVDNDAAKSNVEKLARSLGYRTDVRQEGTAYYIAIRPGEPEPVELSAVAIAPKAAPAPLGFTLYVIAAEEVGRGSAELGRALLKTFLYALAETGEQANRLVFLHGGAHVTCEGSPLLPSLQRLEANGWSIATCGACLDFYALKDKLAIGEITNMYSIVELMRTAHKVVSL; the protein is encoded by the coding sequence GTGCGCATCGTAGATAACCGTGGTTTAAACTGCCCGCTACCTGTCATAAACACTAAGCGGGCGCTAGAGGAACATGGAAGCGAGCCGCTCGTCTCTGTGGTCGACAACGACGCCGCAAAAAGCAACGTAGAAAAGCTCGCCCGTAGCCTTGGCTACCGTACCGATGTGCGGCAAGAGGGGACAGCCTATTACATTGCCATACGTCCTGGTGAGCCTGAGCCCGTTGAGCTGAGCGCGGTTGCCATCGCACCAAAAGCTGCCCCTGCTCCGCTCGGCTTTACACTCTACGTCATTGCCGCGGAAGAAGTCGGCCGCGGCAGCGCCGAACTCGGCCGCGCTCTGCTTAAGACTTTTCTCTATGCCTTAGCCGAAACAGGTGAGCAAGCGAACCGCCTTGTTTTTCTCCACGGCGGCGCACACGTTACCTGCGAAGGCTCCCCCCTGCTCCCGAGCCTGCAAAGACTAGAAGCCAACGGCTGGAGCATCGCCACTTGCGGCGCTTGCCTAGATTTCTATGCACTTAAGGACAAGCTAGCTATAGGTGAGATTACCAACATGTACTCGATTGTGGAGCTAATGCGCACTGCGCACAAAGTAGTTTCGCTTTAG
- a CDS encoding response regulator, translated as MTNKRVLIIDDQAGIRALFREVFGIFGCEVVEAGNGYEGVEVASECAPDIIFLDMKMPGLSGIETLRILRRDKEVGVPVVLVTAYQEADMINEAERLGVAASLLKPFDVEELCGLMRSLTTPLPRKVAGM; from the coding sequence CTGACAAACAAGCGAGTGCTGATCATCGACGACCAAGCTGGGATTAGGGCGTTGTTTCGCGAAGTGTTTGGCATTTTCGGTTGTGAAGTAGTGGAAGCAGGAAATGGCTATGAGGGCGTAGAGGTCGCTTCCGAGTGTGCGCCCGATATTATCTTTCTTGATATGAAAATGCCCGGGCTCTCCGGCATTGAGACGCTACGCATCTTGCGGCGCGACAAAGAAGTAGGCGTGCCGGTGGTGCTAGTAACTGCTTACCAAGAGGCAGATATGATCAACGAAGCCGAGCGCCTCGGTGTGGCGGCGAGCCTTTTGAAGCCCTTTGACGTAGAAGAGCTGTGCGGCCTGATGCGCAGTCTAACCACTCCGCTCCCGCGAAAAGTTGCCGGGATGTAA
- a CDS encoding PaeR7I family type II restriction endonuclease, giving the protein MKNSDILEDVSCLTAKAVAHYWGTRTTQRQKQEHSGKIDQGLRSAVTGGAQMDGFIDLVVELVVRAGIPERCIFRKKSVELPGYFRPTKEWDLLVVKEQTLVAAVEAKSQVGPSFGNNFNNRTEEALGSAVDLWTAYRENLYLSSPQPFLGFLFMLEDCKASNRPVMVQEPHFEVAKEFIGASYKRRYELLCRKLVLERHYTASAFLVSSTDRGSAGTFTVPAEDLSVERFARVLVSHLGAFV; this is encoded by the coding sequence ATGAAGAACAGCGACATTCTTGAGGATGTTTCTTGTCTGACTGCGAAGGCTGTTGCTCACTATTGGGGAACGCGAACAACGCAGAGACAGAAACAAGAACATAGCGGTAAGATCGACCAGGGCCTACGCAGCGCAGTAACCGGAGGAGCCCAGATGGACGGTTTCATTGATCTGGTTGTTGAACTAGTAGTGCGAGCCGGAATCCCTGAACGATGCATATTTAGAAAGAAGTCTGTTGAGCTCCCCGGCTACTTTAGGCCAACCAAAGAGTGGGATCTACTTGTTGTTAAAGAACAGACTTTGGTTGCTGCAGTTGAAGCTAAGTCACAGGTGGGCCCTTCATTCGGTAACAACTTTAACAATCGAACTGAGGAAGCGCTAGGTAGCGCGGTTGATCTCTGGACTGCCTATCGAGAGAATCTTTATCTATCAAGTCCTCAACCGTTCTTAGGTTTCCTCTTCATGCTGGAAGACTGCAAGGCCTCGAACAGACCTGTCATGGTTCAGGAACCGCATTTCGAGGTTGCCAAGGAGTTTATCGGGGCGTCCTATAAGCGCAGATACGAGTTGCTTTGCCGAAAACTAGTCCTTGAAAGGCACTACACAGCCTCCGCATTTCTCGTATCGTCAACTGACAGAGGTAGTGCAGGAACCTTTACCGTACCGGCGGAGGATCTATCTGTTGAGCGTTTCGCTAGAGTGTTAGTCAGCCATCTCGGAGCATTTGTATGA
- a CDS encoding Fic family protein, producing the protein MLPPRADLESRAALKQLARANRALAELKGYASTIPNQHMLINAVMIKEAKDSSAIENIITTHDDLYRAMSNAGKASIAAKEVVSYREALWHGYQSVRARQVLTTSMIIEIQEMIEKNTAGLRKLPGTVLRNEATGEIVYTPPSTEHDIKQLLANLETYINEDDDDVDHLIKLAVLHYQFEVIHPFYDGNGRTGRIVNVLYLVLKGLLESPVLYLSSFIIRNKPAYYRLLQEVRTHDNWEEWILYILTGIEQTAAETLFLIRKINQEAEAMSAEIQARLPKIYSQELMSLLFYEFYTKTHYIEKGLAVTRKTAVSYLSALEREGFLSSERIGKERIYLNRRLYDLVRAGQ; encoded by the coding sequence ATGTTGCCGCCTCGTGCCGATCTGGAAAGCAGGGCGGCACTTAAGCAGTTGGCCAGGGCTAACCGCGCTTTAGCTGAACTAAAAGGTTATGCGAGTACGATTCCTAATCAACATATGTTGATTAATGCGGTCATGATTAAGGAGGCCAAGGATAGTTCAGCTATCGAAAACATAATAACTACACACGACGACCTCTATCGGGCGATGAGTAACGCTGGTAAAGCGAGTATCGCCGCTAAGGAAGTCGTCAGCTATAGGGAAGCCTTATGGCATGGCTATCAATCGGTCAGAGCAAGGCAAGTGCTCACAACCTCGATGATCATCGAAATCCAAGAAATGATAGAGAAGAATACTGCTGGTTTAAGGAAGTTGCCTGGAACAGTCTTGCGCAACGAAGCTACTGGTGAGATCGTTTATACTCCACCATCTACCGAGCACGACATTAAACAACTACTGGCAAATCTAGAGACATACATCAATGAAGACGACGATGATGTAGATCATCTGATTAAGCTCGCGGTCCTGCATTACCAATTTGAAGTTATCCATCCTTTTTATGATGGCAATGGGCGCACCGGCAGGATAGTCAACGTCCTGTATCTAGTCTTGAAAGGCCTGCTTGAGAGCCCGGTACTCTATCTGAGTAGTTTTATTATCAGGAACAAGCCTGCCTATTACCGTCTGTTACAGGAAGTGCGCACGCATGACAACTGGGAAGAATGGATTCTATACATTCTGACTGGCATAGAACAGACTGCTGCGGAGACCTTGTTCTTGATAAGAAAGATCAATCAAGAAGCAGAAGCAATGAGCGCAGAGATTCAGGCTAGGCTGCCCAAGATATATTCACAAGAACTGATGAGTCTGCTTTTCTATGAGTTCTATACTAAGACCCACTATATAGAGAAGGGCTTGGCGGTAACCAGAAAGACAGCCGTTAGCTACCTATCAGCGTTAGAGAGGGAAGGCTTTTTGAGCTCAGAAAGAATCGGCAAAGAGCGCATCTACCTCAACCGGAGACTCTACGATTTGGTGAGGGCGGGGCAATAA
- a CDS encoding diaminopimelate epimerase, whose amino-acid sequence MNFTKMHGLGNDFIVVDMFDGMEILKPHGVARAICHRHFGVGADGLVLVHPSERADCRMQIFNSDGSEAESCGNALRCVARFMQLKGRVQGTAVRVEALAGVYSAELVPAAHGETLVKVNMGAPLLHPAAIPANVAGDGPVLDLSISTPHGDFSGVLINSGVPHVVIFVPDLAAFDFVPAGQAIEKHPLFPAGINVDFVQVISRDYLKVLVWERGAGATLACGTGAAAVAVAANLTGRADRRLTVELPGGELYMEWDEKTGHVYMTGPAAVAFTGHVPLAMLVKSYVVCPDHLDEAIEEFLDAFESPPDIHRLKDITFTEWTAPPACHFCSRAPEFLVV is encoded by the coding sequence ATGAACTTCACAAAAATGCACGGCTTAGGAAACGACTTTATCGTCGTCGATATGTTTGACGGGATGGAAATTCTCAAGCCGCATGGTGTTGCGCGCGCTATCTGCCACCGCCACTTTGGCGTGGGCGCTGATGGGCTGGTGCTAGTCCACCCGTCTGAGCGCGCCGATTGTCGCATGCAAATCTTTAATTCCGACGGCAGCGAGGCCGAGTCTTGCGGCAACGCCTTGCGCTGTGTGGCGCGGTTTATGCAGCTTAAAGGTAGGGTGCAGGGCACTGCCGTCCGCGTGGAGGCGTTAGCCGGCGTCTACAGCGCTGAGCTTGTGCCTGCGGCGCACGGCGAGACGCTTGTCAAAGTCAACATGGGTGCGCCATTGCTTCATCCTGCGGCTATCCCAGCCAACGTGGCAGGCGATGGACCTGTCTTAGACCTGAGTATCTCGACACCCCACGGGGACTTCTCCGGCGTATTAATTAACAGCGGCGTGCCGCATGTCGTCATCTTCGTCCCGGACCTAGCTGCCTTTGACTTTGTTCCCGCCGGGCAGGCCATTGAGAAGCATCCGCTCTTCCCGGCCGGCATTAACGTAGATTTTGTGCAAGTTATTAGCCGCGACTATTTAAAGGTGCTGGTGTGGGAGCGCGGCGCAGGCGCGACGCTAGCCTGCGGCACGGGAGCCGCTGCCGTGGCTGTGGCCGCTAACCTTACCGGGCGCGCCGACCGCCGCCTAACGGTAGAGCTGCCGGGTGGTGAGCTCTATATGGAGTGGGACGAAAAGACCGGCCATGTCTATATGACCGGTCCCGCAGCCGTAGCCTTTACAGGGCATGTGCCACTAGCAATGCTTGTAAAATCATATGTCGTTTGTCCCGACCACCTCGACGAAGCCATTGAGGAATTTCTCGATGCCTTCGAGTCGCCCCCGGACATCCACCGGCTAAAAGACATTACCTTTACAGAGTGGACGGCGCCTCCTGCCTGCCACTTTTGTTCACGTGCGCCGGAGTTTTTGGTGGTCTAA